In Halobacteriovorax marinus SJ, the following proteins share a genomic window:
- the mtnA gene encoding S-methyl-5-thioribose-1-phosphate isomerase codes for MSKVVSPLSWKDGVLSLLDQRKLPLEEIIVENKTIEDAYNSIKDMVVRGAPLIGYTGIFGMALFARGNRGASIDEYKKAAEYLNSSRPTAVNLAYELDRCVELIDQLINAGNSEKIEDELISFGHAQLDLIHRDNLAMANIAMKDLIERFGKRKYRIMTLCNTGYLACGPMGTALGVISHLFENDLIEHVYASETRPYMQGARLTSYELKKQGVPHDIVVEGSFSYLMKNKLVDAIFIGADRIVKNGDTANKIGSSTLSIVAKHYGVPFFVVAPTSSFDFTSEEGSEIPIEMRDENEILSFRDQRVAPEGTSALNPSFDVTDANCITGIICESGMIDPVTRENLLKVTGQE; via the coding sequence TTGAGCAAAGTTGTAAGCCCCTTATCTTGGAAGGATGGGGTTCTTTCTCTATTAGATCAGAGAAAACTTCCATTAGAAGAAATTATTGTAGAAAATAAAACGATAGAGGATGCTTATAATTCTATCAAGGATATGGTTGTAAGAGGAGCTCCTCTCATCGGTTATACTGGCATTTTTGGGATGGCCTTATTTGCAAGAGGCAACCGAGGAGCCAGCATAGATGAGTATAAGAAAGCTGCCGAGTATCTAAATTCATCGAGACCAACAGCAGTTAATCTTGCCTATGAATTAGACCGATGTGTTGAGTTGATTGACCAATTAATTAATGCAGGAAATTCAGAAAAAATTGAAGACGAATTAATCTCTTTTGGGCATGCTCAATTAGATCTTATTCATAGAGATAATCTAGCGATGGCCAATATTGCGATGAAAGATCTCATCGAGCGATTCGGTAAGAGAAAGTATCGAATCATGACTCTTTGTAATACAGGCTACCTTGCCTGTGGACCAATGGGAACGGCACTGGGAGTGATAAGTCACTTATTTGAAAATGATCTTATAGAACACGTCTATGCTTCTGAAACGAGACCTTATATGCAAGGAGCAAGACTAACTTCCTATGAATTGAAGAAGCAAGGAGTTCCACATGACATTGTTGTTGAGGGTTCTTTCTCATATTTAATGAAAAATAAACTGGTAGACGCTATTTTTATTGGAGCAGATCGAATTGTAAAAAATGGAGATACTGCTAATAAAATTGGATCTTCTACTTTAAGTATTGTGGCCAAACATTATGGTGTTCCATTCTTTGTCGTGGCCCCAACAAGTTCATTTGACTTCACCTCTGAAGAAGGAAGTGAGATACCAATTGAAATGAGAGATGAGAATGAGATTCTCTCTTTTAGAGATCAAAGAGTTGCCCCAGAGGGAACTTCTGCACTAAATCCAAGCTTTGATGTTACAGATGCAAATTGTATTACAGGTATTATTTGTGAAAGTGGAATGATCGACCCTGTCACGAGAGAGAATCTTTTAAAAGTGACAGGTCAGGAATGA
- a CDS encoding Ppx/GppA phosphatase family protein, which yields MIRASIDIGSNSCLLCVLDLEESGFRVIESESRITSLGKDLDVNQEFLEESIQRTVKALTEYKAILDSHEISASDVVVTATEASRVAKNFSILRDIVKNQLGFIIQIISGEGEAFYTARGVVSGASKGRDIVSIMDIGGASTELIRVNAKTHEIISSVSLPIGSVRATDWLEKKAFDDNFEKIIKDNNLSEYRTDELICVAGTMTTLAAMLKNLDSFNEDDVEGYEFKYATLSKILGELENKSETEILEAYPICGKRAFSIYGGTLVAKKISEVINCNSFKISTLGLRHGVLLSGGIDERYI from the coding sequence ATGATTCGTGCGAGCATTGATATAGGCTCTAATAGCTGCCTTCTTTGCGTCTTAGATCTGGAAGAGAGTGGCTTTAGAGTTATTGAAAGTGAATCTAGAATAACATCACTAGGAAAAGATTTAGATGTTAACCAGGAGTTTCTAGAAGAATCTATTCAAAGAACAGTCAAAGCACTCACCGAGTACAAAGCAATTTTAGATTCTCATGAGATCTCTGCAAGTGATGTCGTTGTGACAGCTACGGAAGCTTCTAGAGTTGCCAAAAACTTCTCAATACTAAGAGATATTGTAAAAAATCAATTAGGCTTTATCATTCAAATTATTTCTGGAGAAGGGGAAGCTTTCTATACGGCAAGAGGTGTTGTAAGCGGAGCCTCGAAAGGAAGAGATATCGTATCTATTATGGATATTGGAGGAGCTTCCACTGAACTCATAAGAGTAAATGCAAAAACTCATGAAATAATTTCATCAGTGAGTCTTCCTATTGGCTCTGTTCGTGCAACTGACTGGCTAGAGAAGAAAGCTTTTGATGATAACTTTGAGAAAATAATAAAGGATAATAATTTATCAGAATATAGAACTGATGAATTAATTTGTGTTGCTGGAACAATGACAACTTTAGCGGCCATGCTAAAGAACTTAGACTCTTTTAATGAAGATGATGTTGAAGGTTATGAGTTCAAATATGCAACTCTTTCAAAAATATTAGGTGAATTGGAAAATAAGTCTGAAACAGAAATTTTAGAGGCTTATCCTATTTGTGGAAAGCGTGCCTTTAGTATCTATGGGGGCACACTCGTAGCAAAGAAGATATCAGAAGTTATTAATTGCAATTCATTTAAGATTTCTACTCTAGGACTTCGCCATGGAGTTTTACTTTCAGGAGGAATTGATGAACGATATATCTAA
- a CDS encoding ATP-dependent helicase: MDLSGLNEQQRKAVLRTDGPVMILAGAGSGKTKTLVTRISYLLEELHVSPYQVLALTFSNKAAREMRDRIGSMVEADVGALQITTFHAFCARILRSEANYLGLSRNFTIYDTSEQKAVVKAILGRHGISTKEVSPFEVLYYMDDLKNHGHYLGRDISECDYEIDQGDSFFTFYQEYEAELHKANAVDFGSLITGVIQLFEKFPDVLKRYQERFKYLLVDEYQDTNRAQFELVKMLSEQNRNVCVVGDEDQSIYSWRGADIRNILDFEEVFSDAKILKLEQNYRSSKNIIEAATHVIARNSQRKGKDMWTNNPHGEDIDIVECFNDKTEGEFVAQKIRELSKEGHPFKEMAVFYRTNTQSRLIEDNLRKNNIPYRVVGGVKFYERKEIKDLIAYMRIVVNEKDSLALSRIINVPARGIGATTLRKLENEAVTNNCSLWEMLDTVVANPENYKHIRLSAKVKSALSHLVTLINEVRVSVDNVAPSSLYEKLLHESGYWDFLKSSKDYESQARMENLEELQNAIVQYEESNKSPSLLNFLETITLDTSGEGDNPENTGEVSLMTIHGAKGLEFLHVFVTGAEENIFPSYKSLENGETAIEEERRLFYVAMTRAMEKLYITFAQGRMLFGQLRFNGPSRFLHEIPNKYYQWRKPNGSTMSSGNSWDSEDDFDDYNQDQSYDEGEAVYQVASFKEEKSAPKAKFPKGVKIIHSLYGEGTVLDSSGYGAEEKVSIKFSDGARKKFLVKFAPLVLA; this comes from the coding sequence ATGGATTTAAGTGGATTAAACGAGCAACAAAGAAAAGCAGTTCTTAGAACAGACGGGCCAGTGATGATCTTGGCCGGTGCGGGTTCAGGAAAAACAAAAACTCTAGTCACAAGAATTTCTTATTTACTAGAGGAGTTGCACGTTAGTCCATATCAAGTTCTAGCGCTAACATTCTCTAATAAAGCCGCACGTGAAATGAGAGACCGAATTGGTTCTATGGTTGAAGCTGATGTTGGAGCATTACAGATCACAACTTTTCACGCATTCTGCGCAAGAATATTAAGAAGTGAAGCTAATTACCTAGGGCTATCTAGAAATTTTACTATCTATGATACTTCAGAACAAAAGGCCGTTGTAAAGGCCATACTAGGTAGACATGGAATATCAACTAAAGAAGTGTCTCCTTTTGAGGTGCTCTACTATATGGATGACCTTAAAAATCATGGTCATTATCTTGGAAGAGATATTTCAGAGTGCGATTATGAAATTGACCAGGGAGACTCGTTTTTTACTTTCTATCAAGAGTATGAGGCGGAACTTCACAAGGCCAACGCTGTTGACTTTGGGAGTCTTATCACTGGTGTTATTCAACTCTTTGAAAAATTTCCAGATGTTTTAAAACGCTATCAAGAAAGATTTAAGTATCTTCTTGTAGATGAGTATCAAGATACAAATAGAGCGCAATTTGAATTAGTGAAAATGCTTAGTGAGCAGAATCGTAATGTCTGTGTTGTTGGAGATGAGGATCAGTCTATCTACTCATGGCGTGGAGCGGATATTAGAAATATTTTAGACTTTGAAGAAGTCTTCTCTGATGCAAAAATTTTAAAGTTAGAACAAAACTATAGATCGAGTAAGAATATTATTGAAGCGGCAACTCATGTCATCGCAAGAAATTCCCAGAGAAAGGGAAAAGATATGTGGACTAATAATCCACATGGTGAAGATATAGATATCGTTGAATGTTTTAATGATAAAACTGAGGGCGAGTTTGTGGCCCAAAAAATTCGCGAACTCTCAAAGGAAGGTCATCCATTTAAGGAAATGGCCGTTTTTTACAGAACAAATACTCAGTCGAGACTCATAGAAGATAATTTAAGAAAGAATAATATTCCCTACCGAGTCGTTGGAGGGGTTAAGTTTTACGAACGAAAAGAAATTAAAGATCTCATCGCCTATATGAGAATTGTGGTTAATGAGAAAGACTCTCTGGCCTTGAGTCGAATCATCAATGTTCCTGCTAGAGGAATTGGCGCAACAACACTTAGAAAGCTTGAGAATGAAGCTGTTACTAATAATTGCTCATTGTGGGAAATGCTCGATACTGTCGTGGCCAATCCTGAGAATTATAAACATATTCGCCTCTCTGCTAAGGTTAAGTCTGCACTTAGCCACTTAGTGACTCTTATTAATGAGGTAAGAGTTTCTGTGGATAATGTTGCTCCAAGCTCTTTATATGAGAAATTATTGCATGAGTCTGGATACTGGGACTTTCTTAAATCGAGTAAGGACTATGAGTCTCAGGCAAGAATGGAGAACTTAGAAGAGCTTCAAAATGCAATCGTGCAGTACGAAGAGTCTAATAAATCTCCCTCTCTACTAAATTTCTTGGAAACCATTACATTGGATACTTCTGGAGAAGGGGATAACCCTGAAAATACTGGTGAAGTTTCTTTAATGACAATTCACGGAGCGAAGGGGCTTGAATTTCTTCACGTCTTTGTGACGGGAGCTGAGGAAAATATTTTTCCAAGTTATAAGAGTCTTGAAAATGGTGAAACAGCAATAGAAGAAGAGAGAAGACTATTCTATGTGGCCATGACAAGGGCCATGGAAAAACTATATATAACATTTGCTCAGGGAAGAATGCTCTTTGGCCAGTTAAGGTTTAATGGACCAAGTCGATTCCTACATGAAATTCCTAATAAGTACTACCAATGGCGTAAGCCTAATGGATCTACAATGTCCTCTGGAAACTCTTGGGATAGTGAAGATGATTTTGATGACTACAATCAAGACCAATCCTACGACGAAGGTGAGGCAGTCTATCAAGTGGCTTCGTTTAAAGAAGAGAAGAGTGCTCCAAAGGCCAAGTTCCCTAAAGGTGTTAAAATTATTCACTCACTCTACGGTGAGGGAACTGTCTTAGATTCTTCTGGGTATGGTGCTGAAGAGAAGGTATCAATTAAGTTCTCAGACGGTGCCAGAAAGAAATTCTTAGTTAAATTTGCGCCATTAGTTCTTGCTTAG
- a CDS encoding AsmA family protein — protein sequence MKSKKLLIISSVLGLLFLGLFTGAYFYAKSLVTPKKVREISLTFLKKTFPKSKIELGKTEIDFGLSVVVNVESLSISGPSHDLASLKNLQINVPIFSILTGGGDLSVTLNSPNIHYVETKKSNNWSLALASEKAKTASQAKKQASEAANKEESSAAKLAVPTFLLNSTASLDVKNLIVHYDLKDGSKGNVNLEKVLLKKIGVQNSSAYEISSNIDYKMKTGELVKLDALLIGQFNLTEIISKQKVDTVSVLKIKNMMVPGLKNTLPEIKADIKTSVEKSGKIFIASDISFLDKNKISLEVHMNNGSVDVKKINTELFLKDLLSIADLHIASLSPKGSSIKLNGDLKLSKKGYITPNLNFSLGPELTYVDKNFTTKTTLNGSLVKKSFKAKAEAKVLDGTVIFQNVMTIDLNNPPSAKNLPVSNTLLNVQNISISEGLIQEMLYAKSAEAQAASESSSNSEASKEEPKPGVVPIIPPGSLTIKMNNVKIGQKPFNLESKLNLTPNKVELKNADFTFSNGKGASSAVVNLAKSGVNGVFDFNLSKFDLVALKPFLPKKVLSGVHGVFSGKANGKFATTSKGVSYDVLTNVSAVNGELSGVNIGDYIKPIINSIPKLGEKYAGKEIDVDGKFSSLSLNGRFKENLYAIKSSKFVDSKKYLEVTGSGNISPIATKKSTFDVNYKDLSGKISPVLKREIGTEIVPLRLVGTGFSLKPDIQYTLKKVSKTAVKVQAKKQVEKFLKKDGKKKINKLLKGLFN from the coding sequence ATGAAGTCAAAAAAGCTATTGATCATTAGCTCAGTTTTAGGATTATTATTTCTCGGACTATTTACTGGAGCGTACTTTTACGCGAAATCACTAGTAACTCCTAAGAAAGTTAGAGAGATATCCCTTACTTTCCTGAAAAAAACATTTCCGAAATCAAAAATCGAATTGGGAAAAACAGAAATAGACTTTGGGCTTTCTGTCGTGGTTAACGTTGAGTCTCTTTCTATTAGCGGTCCATCACATGATCTTGCTTCACTTAAAAACCTACAAATAAATGTACCAATTTTTTCAATCCTTACTGGTGGTGGAGATCTCAGTGTTACTTTAAATTCTCCAAATATTCATTATGTTGAAACGAAGAAATCTAATAATTGGAGCTTGGCCCTTGCTAGCGAGAAAGCTAAGACGGCTTCACAAGCAAAGAAGCAGGCATCCGAAGCGGCCAATAAGGAGGAGAGTTCTGCTGCAAAATTAGCCGTTCCAACATTTCTCTTAAATAGTACTGCAAGCTTAGATGTGAAAAATCTAATCGTTCACTACGATTTAAAGGATGGTAGTAAGGGAAATGTGAATCTTGAAAAAGTCTTATTAAAGAAGATTGGAGTTCAGAATTCAAGCGCCTATGAAATAAGCTCTAATATAGATTATAAAATGAAAACAGGTGAGCTAGTTAAGTTAGATGCATTATTAATAGGTCAGTTTAATCTTACAGAAATTATATCTAAGCAAAAAGTGGACACTGTTTCTGTTTTAAAGATTAAGAATATGATGGTACCTGGTTTGAAAAACACATTGCCAGAAATTAAGGCCGACATTAAAACCTCTGTAGAGAAGAGTGGAAAAATATTTATAGCTTCTGATATCTCGTTCTTAGATAAGAATAAAATTTCATTGGAAGTGCATATGAATAATGGAAGTGTTGATGTGAAGAAGATCAATACGGAATTATTCTTAAAGGATCTCTTATCTATAGCAGACCTGCATATTGCCTCTCTATCTCCAAAGGGAAGTAGCATAAAATTAAATGGAGACCTTAAACTAAGCAAGAAAGGTTATATTACTCCAAACTTAAATTTCTCCCTAGGGCCAGAGCTAACGTATGTTGACAAGAATTTCACAACTAAAACGACTTTAAATGGTTCGCTAGTTAAGAAAAGTTTTAAAGCAAAGGCGGAAGCTAAGGTCTTAGACGGTACTGTCATTTTTCAAAACGTGATGACTATTGACTTGAATAATCCACCTAGTGCTAAGAATTTACCAGTCAGTAATACTCTCTTAAATGTACAGAATATTTCTATTTCAGAAGGATTAATTCAAGAGATGCTCTACGCTAAAAGTGCAGAGGCACAAGCAGCATCAGAGTCAAGTTCAAACTCAGAGGCCAGTAAAGAAGAACCAAAACCAGGCGTCGTTCCAATTATTCCTCCTGGAAGTTTAACTATAAAGATGAACAATGTAAAAATTGGTCAAAAGCCTTTTAACTTAGAATCTAAATTAAATTTAACTCCCAATAAAGTTGAATTGAAAAATGCTGATTTTACTTTTTCAAATGGAAAGGGTGCTTCGAGTGCTGTTGTGAACTTGGCCAAGAGTGGAGTAAATGGGGTCTTTGATTTTAACTTGAGTAAATTTGACCTAGTCGCTTTGAAACCATTTCTTCCAAAGAAAGTTCTCTCTGGTGTTCATGGAGTCTTTTCAGGTAAGGCCAATGGGAAATTCGCAACGACGAGCAAGGGTGTAAGTTATGATGTGCTCACAAATGTAAGTGCAGTCAATGGAGAGTTGAGTGGTGTTAATATCGGCGATTATATTAAACCAATTATCAATTCAATTCCTAAGCTTGGAGAAAAATACGCAGGTAAGGAAATAGATGTAGATGGAAAGTTTTCAAGCCTATCGTTGAATGGAAGATTTAAAGAAAATCTCTATGCTATCAAGTCTTCTAAATTTGTAGACTCTAAGAAATATTTAGAAGTAACTGGTAGCGGAAATATCAGTCCTATTGCTACAAAGAAGAGTACATTCGACGTAAACTATAAAGACCTATCAGGTAAGATATCTCCCGTACTTAAGAGAGAGATTGGAACAGAAATAGTTCCTTTAAGGCTAGTTGGAACGGGCTTCTCTCTTAAGCCAGATATTCAATACACTTTGAAGAAAGTTTCAAAGACTGCTGTTAAAGTTCAGGCAAAAAAACAAGTAGAAAAGTTTTTGAAAAAAGACGGAAAGAAGAAAATTAATAAATTATTAAAAGGACTATTCAATTGA